TGGCATTGCTATACTGAAGATCGATGCTGTCTTCCCTTCTGGACAGCGGCTGGTCCTCACTGGGCTGAACTGACAGGATCTCCTGCACCAAcctcctgaaacacagaagATTCCTCCTGTTCAGCGACGTGACTCCACTCAGTCACTGTCAATCACCTGAGCTGACCTCAGGGAGCTGAATCTGATTTTGCAAAAGTTTTGGCTGTTTAGACagtaatgttttgaaaaagttgggCCACTCGTTGGCACTGTTGGTTCTTCTCTCAGTGGGAAAACatggacatttgtatggacagacaaCAAAGTGTAAAAGGGCCTGAATGTAGCAGCAGTTGAATCTGCTGTAATTTTTCACTTATTCACCACGACGGACAATAAAAGATGGACCAAGGACTGAACCTCATGGCTTCTCCAACGTTCTTGTTGTCTTTGACCGAGGCCTCCATCCAGGTGAAGAAGCCGTTGTTCTTGCTGAACTCGGCGATGCTGTCTGCTGTCACCACCCGCTCAGGAAGGTCACACTGTGGACAGACGGGGCAGAACGGCAGCTGAGTCAAGGATTAttgcagaaagtgaaaatgttattttccctGCTCAAGATTTATCATATGAGCCTCAATTATAAGGCTGAAAAGTGACTGTGAACATGAATACTGATCATACAAACCTTCACATTAGGAATTATATTATATAATACATTTCTGCAGCATTTTTAACTGACCACAGTGCAGATCTGTAACACTGAAACTCTGGGGCCCCTAGGGGCCGGAGGGCCAGAGACTGACATCCTTTCACTGGCCATCGGTTCCTTTTCCACAAGCAGCTCAGTCCCTGGACTGCTCATACCTCAGCCTCCTGTGTTCTCCACTTCGAACCAGAGGTCTGAACCAAAGCCTCAGCACTGGACCAGGAGCTGTCCACCCTCCTGCTGAAGACAGTGCTCCAGGCTGTGGATCCTCCAGCACATCCTCTAGGCTTCTACTAGACTTTTCCTCGTGACCAGAAAACTGGTGGACACTGCCTGGTACTGGACCTGGTGGGACTAAGTGGTTATCTGAGGGTATTGCCATTCACATGCTGACTGAACAGGATGTTCATGAACTGTCGCCTGGGGGGAATGGTTCACATCTGTCGATCTGAGGGATGCCTACTTTCATGTCCCTATTGCCCCTCTGCACAGATGATTTCTTGGTTTGCTTCAGCAGCCACTGTTGGCAGTTCTGAGTGCTCTATTTCGAGCTCTCTTACCAAGGGGTTTCACCTGAGTTGTGAAAGCCCCTCTTGCCCCCCTGCAGTCACAAGGAAATAAAGTGTTGCTGTACCTGGCTGGATGGCGAGATTTGTGCACCATCGTGAGCTTACATGGTCCAGGACACCTCCAGTCTCCTTGCCTATGTGGCCTGGTCAGGCGTCAGCGTCACTTTACTGAAGTCTGCCAATATCcctctcgggggggggggggcctcagTGGGGTGACCTTGGACACCATGTCCATAAGGTCGTGGCCATCCAATTACAGAGTGGACGATGTTGTTCACCTCCTCACACTTTCTGGAGGAGCAGATTGTTGCCATTCGTCACTTTCCTGCAACTTCTAGACAAGCTGACATCCATGACAGCTGTGGTTCCGCTGGGTCTGCTGTCATTGCACTTCCTTTAGAGGAGGTCGGACGGATTCCACTTGGATGCCAAGTGGCTCCACCACTGGAAGCTCAGGGTGTCGCAGCAGCGCCTCCTGGCCCTGGACCCTTGGAAGGACAGGACTTTCTTGTCAAGGGGCGTGCCATTGAGTGTGACCTTAGCCCGCCACGGCACTGTCACCGCAGATGCCAGTCTCTCAGGGTAGGGTGCCACCTGGCAGTACAGGGCAGTTTTGGGACAGTGGCCTGTCTGAGGCAGTGCAGATCACATCAGTGTGCTGGAGGTCTGAGCAGTACTCCTGACCCTCAAATACTTCTTTCCATATTCTTCTTGCCAGGGACGTATTCGTACAATCTGACAACACCTCGGCCGTCTTCCACATCAACCATCAGGGCGAAACGATTCTGTCAGAGTCAAACCTGTGTTGACATTGGAACTTATTACCTTTGTTGGGTCACTGAGGGGTCAAAGCTTACGTTGGTATGTATACTCAAACTGTGCATGAAGGGAACATTCTATGCACAGCACCGCCTACTGATCTTCATCTGGGATTAATGGAACTGTATTTACATTAGTAGTTTTCCttctttgtgtgttgttttgaagcATCTTTTCAGCTTGTTGAATTTCATACTCTCAGCAGACAGTTATTGATTGCTCAGTAGACCTTTCAGGTGAGGCCATTTGAATTCCAGGAAACGCCATGTGGGGTCACGACACATATTGTAGAAATATACCTGTAGAAATATTTAGTTGGAATTATACATATTTACAAAATGAGTTGGTTGAAGAATTAACTGGAAATTCTTCAGTAAAACAGCAAATGCTGAAGTTTTCTTGGTAGCATCATCCTGGAACATTGATCATTTATTAACAGTGAGCCTGAAGGCTGCCCGAATTCATCACTCATGAGATCgctctgcttcaccttgttGGCCAGCAGGATGCAGGGGATGGGAGCTCCGCTGGGCAGCGTGACCTTGTTGTTCAGGTCCTGTTTCCACTCTTGACAACTGTGGAAGCTGGACGAGTCGGTGACGTCAAACATCACAACGCAGCCCAGAGCCCCTTTGTAGAAGACCCTGGTCAAGGAAATGAAACGCTCCTGGCCTGAACGGAGGACAGAAAAGTCAGCATGTCCTCCATTCATTTGCCCATCAGTTCACTGAGAAAGTGTCTCCGACCTGCAATGTCCCAGATATGCAGTCTGACCATGTCTTTATCTGACCACTGCAACGCCTTCACAGAAAAATCCACTGGAAAGGAAAGTAAAAGATGCATCACgtataaagaaacacaaaagtgAAGACAGAACCAGACTGTCATGTCTTTATAAAGATCACATAGCTGAAGTTCAGTccgttagagggaggaagatgctctataatttggatgtttgtgggaggaagatgctctattatCTGGACGCtaatggaggaagatgctctataacctgaaGGAGCATCCTCTATAAAAGGAAAGGCTTCATGAAAGAAGCAGATTGATAAACGaacgaggagaagaagaagcaacaaatcAGAACATATGCAAACTAGTCGTAGTTAATCTATACTGAAGCATACAAATGTGTATTGCTGTCACCGTGGATACAGGCTACTGCtaataaagaaataagttaAGTCAAATAGCGGAGTCCCTCAGGGCTCAGTGTTGGGACCCAAACTGTTTATTCAGTACATCAATGACAGAGTAAAGTTTCTGATATGGTGAATATTCTGATATTATTTGCAGACGACACAAGCATTTTATGGTCTGGTGAGGATTTTCAGCAACTTTTTGAATTAACCACCTCagagttgaaaaaaattaattgtggCTTGATAATAATAACTTATCATTAAAtctctgcaaaacaaaaataaggatattttgaaaatgtaaatcaaATAACCAGTTAAGCACACAGATGGAGGGTGTAGTTATAGAAAGGGTAAACAATTTTTGGGAGTTCTGATTGACGACAAAATTTGCTGGAAACCTCACACATAACTAATCCAACAAAAAATATCCAGAAATATCTTAGCTCTGTCTAAAGCGAAGTTCTTACTAGACCAGAAGTCTCTCTATATTCTATATAATACACGGATCCTACCATATCTAACTTactgtgtggaggtgtgggaAAACATTGATGCTAGTTCTGCGGCAAAAACAGCAATAAGAGTTGTACACAAAGTTGAATTTCGTGAATATACAAATCCACTCTTCTCAAAatcaaaagttttaaaatttatGGCTCTTGTTGAGTTTAAAACAATTCAAATAATTTACAAGGTAAACATTAACTTACTGCTCGGTAACATTCAGAAACTGTTCTGCTGCAAAAATAATAGATTTGATCTCAGAGGAgagtttcagtttaaaattCATAAAGTCGGTACAACACTAAAAGGTTTCTGTGGTACAATTTGTGGTGTAAAACATGTGGTATAAACTATGCTTTTGTCAAACGTATGCCAATTCAACAAGAGATATGAAGAGTTTATTTTGGCGAGGTTCACGGTTCTGACTGTGATATGAGGATTGTTCTTGCTGATGTTGAAGTGATGGGTGTGTTTTACCGGTTGACAATATAGTATTTCACAGTTTTGAAAGGATTGCTAGAAATGATAATTCTAAAGGTTTGCTGATTTGTACTTTAAGATATGAGATAATGTGAAGGGGTAGGATTGTAGAAGTTTTCTTATTCCTACTCTTTTTTGTTTATGTGAAAGTCTCATATGGTTACGACTGTCATATTAATtagatgtctttttttgttgttttacacttgttatttttttacgtttgaaataaagctttcaaatcaaatcaaatcaaatcaaatcaagtaGCAGCACAGGAGCAAAATTTCTTCTTGTCCTTCTAAAAGAGCAGAGTAACTGTTTAACCAGGTTATATGAAGGTGAAGACAGAACAGAGATTCTGTGATTTCCTATATAGAAAGAGTGATTTTCTCAGCCTTACCTCCTGATGTCGGCTTGTACGTTTCGTTGAACTGCCTGCTGACGTATTGTTCTACAAAAGATGTCTTCCCTACTGCCGGGTCGCCGACAATCAGGATTTTCATCACGTGCTCCTTCATTTCTCTGTACAGT
The DNA window shown above is from Salarias fasciatus chromosome 20, fSalaFa1.1, whole genome shotgun sequence and carries:
- the LOC115408200 gene encoding ras-related protein Rab-7L1-like gives rise to the protein MKEHVMKILIVGDPAVGKTSFVEQYVSRQFNETYKPTSGVDFSVKALQWSDKDMVRLHIWDIAGQERFISLTRVFYKGALGCVVMFDVTDSSSFHSCQEWKQDLNNKVTLPSGAPIPCILLANKCDLPERVVTADSIAEFSKNNGFFTWMEASVKDNKNVGEAMRRLVQEILSVQPSEDQPLSRREDSIDLQYSNATNQQNCC